The sequence TGATAAAAATATTCAAGATGAGGATTTAATTGAGCTTAGAAGAAAAATAGGCTATGTAATTCAAGGGAATATTTTATTTCCACATTTAACAGTTTTTGATAATATTGCTTATGTATTAAATTTAAAAAAATATGATAAAAAAGAAATTGAAAAGATAGTAAATGAAAAAATGGATATGTTAAATCTTTCAAGAGATTTAAAAGATAGATTACCAGATGAACTGTCAGGTGGACAACAACAGAGAGTTGGAATAGCAAGAGCTTTGGCAGCAAGTCCTGATATAATATTGATGGATGAGCCATTTGGAGCAGTTGATGCTATTACAAGATATCAATTACAAAAAGATTTAAAGGAATTACATAAAAAAACAGAGGCAACTATTGTTTTTATAACTCACGATATAACAGAGGCTTTAAAACTAGGAACAAAGGTTTTAGTGTTAGATAAAGGAGAAATTCAACAGTATGATATACCTAAAAATATTTGTTCTAATCCTAAAAATGAATTTGTGAAACAATTATTAAAAATGGCAGAGATGTAAAAGAGAATAGGTGAGAAAATTTATTAGTTTATAATTTTGAGATTTTAGATGAAGAGAAAGTTTAGAAAAACTTATTGATTTATGTGAAAAAGCAGAAAATGAAAACAAAATAATTGAACATTGGGGAATTTAAAAAATCATTTAATGAAATATGAAAGGAGACCAATTATGAAAATTTATGATTTTAAAGTAAAAAATAGAAAAGGTGAAGATATTTCTTTAGAAAATTATAAAGGAAAAGTTTTATTAATTGTTAATACTGCAACTAGATGTGGATTTACACCTCAATATGATGAGTTAGAAGCTTTATATTCAAAATATAATAAAGATGGTTTTGAAGTTTTAGATTTTCCTTGTAATCAATTTGGTAATCAAGCACCAGAAAGTAATGAAGAAATCCATACTTTTTGCCAATTAAATTACAAAGTTAAATTTGACCAATTTGCAAAAGTTGAAGTTAATGGAGAAAATGCTATACCACTTTTTAAATACTTAAAAGAAGAAAAAGGTTTTGCTGGCTTTGATTCTAAACATAAACTAACTTCTGTATTGACAGAAATGCTTTCAAAAAATGATCCAGATTTTGCTAAAAAATCTGATATAAAATGGAATTTTACTAAATTTTTAGTGGATAAATCTGGAAATGTTGTAGCAAGATTTGAACCTACTACAAGTGCAGAAGTGATAGAACAAGAAATAAAAAAATTATTAGAAGTATAAAAAATCCAGCTATATAATCTCTTTTTTGAAATTTTAACTGATAGAAGTTAGTTCTTTCTAATCCACAATGAAAGGCTCTTGCTTCCATAGCCAAAGTTATATTTTCAACCTTTTGTATAACAGAAACTAAAAGTGGGAGAAGAATTAAGCTATATTGATATAGTTTTTTAAAAGGATTTTTTCCTTCAAAACTTTCTCCTCTTGCTTGTTGTGCCATTTTAATTGTATTAGCCTCTTGTAAGATTGTAGGGATAAATCTCAAGGTAATACTAATCATAAGAGAAAAATCTTGAATAGGCAAACCAATTTTCTTTAAAGGACTTAGTAGAGTTTCCAAACCTAAAGCAATATCTAAAGGCTTTGTTGTTAATGTTAATAATGAAGAGAATATCAAAAGAAAAACTATTCTAAAAATTATTTTTAAAGCTGAAAAAAGTCCACTATCATAGATAGAGAATTTACCAAGTTGAAGTAATAATTTTCCATCTTGATGGGATAAAATATGAAAAATAGATGAAAATATTAGGATATATAAAAGGTATTTTAGACTTTTTAAAAACTCTTTTAAGGGAATTTTAGAAAGTAAAATAAGTGTAAAAGCTAAAATTCCAGTGATGATATAGCCTATAAAGGTATTAATAAATAAAAAAGAAAGTATAAGTGAAAAACTCCCAATAATTTTAGTTCTTGGGTCTAGTTGATGTAATATACTTTCTTTTTTTATATACTCTCCTAATATTATATTCACTGTTCTTTCCTTTTACATTTTTAAGAAAATAAAAAATAAGTGAAATTGCATTCTAAATTTTAGATGAAAAATTAAAGCAAATGAGCCGAGCAAATCTCGCTGTGTTTGAATGAAGTGAGTTTAGGGAATTTGCAGCGAATGTTAATTTTTCATCGTTAAGAAATTTAGCTAGCAATGAACTATTATTTTATTTTCTCCTCAATAACTTTTAAAATACTTTCTTCCTTTATATCTCCACTAATTTTTATAGGATTTTTTAATTTTTGATTTAATTTATTAAAAAAACTAATACATTCGGGAAGCTCCAAGCCTAAACTTTCTAATTCATCACTATATTTTTCAAATAATTCAGAAGGGTTTGTATGGTATAATAATTTTCCTTTATCCATAACAATGACTTCTTCAGCATATTCTGAAACATCATTCATATCATGAGTAATAAATAGAAAAGATTTATTTTCTTCTTTTTGCCAATCTAAAAGAATTTTAAAAAGTTGTTCTTTTCCATTTAGATCTAAACCAACAGTAGCTTCATCTAAGAGTAAAAGTTGAGGTTGCATAATCAAAACTCCTGCCAAAGCAACTCTCCTTTTCTCTCCACCACTTAAATTTAAAGTAGAATGATGAAGACAATCTTTATCTAAGCCCACAAGTTCTAAAATTTTTTCAACTCTTTCTAAAACTTCTTTTTCATTTAATTTTAACCTTTTTAAGCCATAAGAAATATCTTTAAAAATTGTAGTCTCAAAAATCTGATGTTCTGGATATTGAAAGATATAGCCAATATCTTCAATTTTTCCATTAATATTGATTTCTCCAGTTTGCTTTTTTAAAAGTCCTTTAATTAACTTTAAAAGAGTAGATTTGCCAGAACCTGTATGTCCAACAATTGCTATTCTTTTATGACTATCTATTTCTAAGGAAACATCATATATTCCATTTTTATTGTTTTCAAAGGTAGGATATTCATATCCAAGATTTTTAAGAGATATTTTCATAGACTAACCTCACTAAATCTTCCATATTAATATTTTTATCATCTATCTTAATATTATTTTTTTCTAAAATATTTTTTATTTTTATAAGAAAAGGATTGAATTCATCATCTTCAAAAATTTTATAAGGGTTGCCTTGATATTTTATTTCTCCATTAGATAAAACCATAACTTCTGATGCTTCTAAAATATCATTTCTATTGTGTGTGATATGAATAATAGTTTTTCCTTGAGAATTTAATTCTTTCATAAGTTTTAAAACTTCTTTTTTACCAACAGGGTCAAGCATAGAAATAGCTTCATCAAAAATTAAAATCTCAGTTCCCATAGCTAAAACACTTGCAATAGCAAGTCTTTGTTTTTCTCCACCAGATAACTGATAAGTCAATCTATCTTTATATTCAAGTAAAGCAACAGATTTTAAAGAATTTTCTGCAATCTCTTTTATATTTTCTCTAGGTGTAGCAAGGTTTTCTAAGCCAAAAACTACTTCATCGAATACAGTAGTGTTTATAATTTGATTTTCTGGATTTTGAAATATTATACCCACTAATTTTCTTATTTCCAATAAATCTTTTTGATTTTTTGTATCATAGCCAGAAATTTTAATACTTCCTTCTTGTTTAAAAATAAGTCCTGCTAATAACTTGGCAAGAGTAGATTTTCCAGAACCATTTTTCCCAATAATACAAAGATATTCTCCCTTTTTAATAGAAAAAGAGAGATTTTTAAAAACTTTATTATTTTGATATGAAAAAGAAAGATTTTCTACTTGTATCATAATATTACCTTATCTTATAACTTCATTGATTGGGCTGATTTCTTTTAATTTATAGCAAAGTACAGAAACAACAATAGCTTTTAATATATCTCCTGGGATAAAAGCCATAGTTGCTAAGAAAGCCTTATCTATTGGCATTTTCGTAATATATGATAGATAGATTGCTCCAACAAGATAGACTAAAACTATTCCACCAATAATGTTTGCTACTATATATTTTGCTATGTTGATATTTTTCCAAGATTTTTCCACTAAGAAACCTATTAAAAATGCTGCAAAAGGCCATACTATAAAAAAGCCTCCTGTTGGTCCAGCAAGAACAGCCATTCCACCTCTACCACCTGATAAAATAGGTACTCCTAATAAAACAATTACAACAATTAATAGCATACTTACAAAACCTAATCTTTTACCTAAAAAACTTCCTGCAAGCATTACTCCCATTGTTTGTAAAGTTATTGGAACCGGAATAAAAGGTAAAGGAATTGGTGGCATTAAACCTAAAACTGCAACAATAGCTGCAAACATTGCTGCATAAAGCATATTTTTAATTTTCATTTATAAATCTCCTTATTTTTAAAAGTTGATTTATTATATCAGAAATTAGGAATAAGTGTCTATTAAAAATTAACCAAATCTTAATAATTATATGTTATAATAAATCAAATTATTAAAAAGAAAGTGACAGGTGATATTATGTTTGAGAAAATAAAGAGGTTTTTTCTCCTTTTCTCTGTTATATTTTTAATAGCTGGGGTGACATCATTCACAGCGTACAACTGGGAAAATATGTCTAATATTGAAAAATTAGCAGTTCCATCTGTATTAATTATAGTTGGACTTGTAGCTTATCTATTTTTGAAAAAGGAAATTTATAAAAATTTAGCAATATTCTTTTCTTCATTTATGATAGGAACATTGTTTGCAGTCTATGGTCAAGTATATCAAACAGGAGCAGATGTATGGATATTATTTAGAAATTGGGCTATATTTTTAATAATCCCAATGGTAGTAACAGGCTATTATTCTCTAATGATTTTATTTAGTATTGTTACAGCAATATCAACAGGTTTTTATTTAGACTTATATTTATCAGGGGATATTGTACCATTTTTATCTTCTTTAATTTTTGGAATAATACTAATAGTATATCCATTTTTACAAAAAAGTTTTAAATTTAAATTCAATAATATTTTCTATAATACAATGATAGGAATATTTTATATATGCTTTATGGTGAGTGGTTCTATTGCAATTAATGCAAATGACTATGGTTTTATTGCAATAATATTATATTTAGCATTTGTAGGAGTAGTTTATTTAGTAGCATATGGACAACTTAAAAAGATAACTGTGAAGGTACTTTCTATAACAGCTCTTGGAGTTTTTGGAGTAGCTTTTATTATGAAAATGATAAAAAATATATTTTTTGCAGATATAACTGTCTATATTTTATTGTCTCTTCTTGTTATTATAGGAACTATAGCTGGAGTAGTTAAATCTGTTTCAAAATTAGAAAATGAAAATATTAAAAAGTTTACAAATCTAGTTGTAGGTTTCTTAAAAATATTAGCATTTTTCTTGCTTATAGCTTTGGTATTTTCTTTATTAAGTTCTATGGGATTAGAAGAAGGAGCACTTATAGTAGTTTCTATTATTTTAATTATTTTTTCATATTTTGCAGCAAGAATGCTTAAATTTGAGAAAGATAAGTTAGAAATAGTTGCATTTATTGCAGGGCTTATATGTCTTGGAGGATACTTAAGATTTTATTTAGAAATGAAATCGTTAACTGTACTGTTAATAGTTACAATTATTTATGATGTGTTTTGGTTTACTATGCCAACAAGAGCATTGGATTTACTTCTATTACCTTTACATTATTTCTTATTAGGAGATTTTCTTATTGAAAAATTAGAGTATGTAGATTATTACTATATAATTATTTTTGTAGCTCTTATCATAGAGGGATATTTTATATACAATAAAAAATTGCTTTCAAATGAGAAAATCAAAAGAATTTTATGTGGAAATGAATTTACATTACTTGTAATGTCAACTGTATTCTATTATACTATGGGAGCAGCAACATTTTTAATAGCTGAAGTTATTGACCTTCCTAGCTATGCTAGATACTATAATGTAGTATTAGTTGTATTTACTGCAATAATTGGATTGTTTATAATCTTCAAGGAAATTAAAAATCCAACTTTAAAAATAGTTTTATCTCTTATGTTGATAGCTTTAAATTATTTTGCATATTCAGAAACTTTAAGTTTGGCTATTACTTTATTATTGATGTTAGTTTATGCTTTTAGAGAAAGTAAATGGGGACTTGCAGTTTCTACTTTGGCAACAGTCTATGTAATATTTGCTTATTATATTAGTTTTTATAAAACATTACTTGATAAATCAATAGCTCTAAGTATTTCAGGAGGACTACTTTTAGTAGCTTATTTAGTATTGAAATATGGATTTAAAGGGGTTGAGGATAATGAGTAATAGTGTAAAAAAAATACTTTTAATTATAAATATTATAATTCTTTTTGTGATAACAGGTTTTTCTGCAATGAAAGAAGAAAACTATAAAAAATTAGATAGTTATTTCTATTTAGAACTTGCACCTGTTGATCCTCGTTCAATTTTACAAGGTGATTATATGACTTTAAATTATGATATTACAGATAAAGTCAGTGATTTTATATATAATAACAGAACATATATTTATGATGGAGAAAATGAGAATGAAGTTGAGGAAATAAGAGAGTTAAGAAAGTTAGCAGATGCTAAAAAAGCATATATAGCTGTTCGTTTGGATGAAAATAAGGTAGCTAAATTTGTTAAAGTGACGAAAGAAAAAACTGATGAAAAAGACTTGCTTTTTATAGCTTACAAAACTGATGGATTTGATGTAAATATAAATGCTAATAGTTATTTATTCCAAGAAGGAACTGGAAATAAATATCAAGATGCTCGTTATTCAAAGGTTGTTTTAGTAGGTGATAAATTAAGATTGGTTGATTTAAGAGATAAAGATTTTAAAGAAATTAAATAAAAAATGAGAGTTATTGAAAATTTTTCAGTAGCTTTTTTTATGGTTATTTGATAAAAATATTTCTAAATCCTTTTTTACAATTTCTTTTATTTCAGTGGCAATGTTTTCAGCTTTCTTTTTATCTAAACCAATATTTTCAGCAACTTTTAATATATCTTTTAAATCTGGGTTTACTCCATTACCATTAACTGTTGTTGCATGTTCTCCATTTATTGAATAACTATAAGTTAAATCATATGCTGGTGAAAGCTCCCATTTTTTAGATTCTTCATTGTAAATAAATGAAAAATTTTTAGAATGGTCATCTCTATTATGAGAGAAAACATTGAAACACATCAATCTAAATAATTTTTCTACATCCTCAAAACTTTTTGTAAGATTTAAAGTAAGTTGCATTAAATCATTATAGTCAAGATTAGGTATTCTATGAGAAGTTTCCAGTAATCCACTCACAGAAATCATATAAATTTTTCTAATTGCATCTGTTGATGATTTTTTCTATCAAATCTTTTAACTCCAAAATAACCAGAAGAGATTTTAGAAGGGAATAGTTTAGTTTCAGGCATATTAATCTTACATTTTTTAGCACATAGAGAATATAAATATTCTAATTTTCCTATATTTTTATCATCTAATGAAGAAGGAAATTTTATAATCCAATCCTCATTATTAATCTTTGTTAAAATTTTTGGTTTTGCTCCTCCTGATGAACCTCCTAATCTAAAAAGATTATCTAAATCATCCGAATACTTTGTATTTAAAATTTTTTTACAAGACAATGCTAAACTATCATAATCTTCTTGATAATCTTTATCTTCTAAAAGGTTATATGCTGGATTGTATGACAATGCTCCCATTCCAGTTTCACCAACAATAGCAAGTCTACTTATTGGGTTGATTTCTCTTGGATTTATATTTTGAGAATTTAACATTCTGTCAACAAGTAATCTTCCCCAGGCTATCAGGAAGACTATCAGAAAAGACACCATATAAGCCATCAAAAGGCTCTATTTTAGGAATAAAAACTTGTTTTTTTAAGGGCAGACTATATGGGCTTATTGAAAAACCATTATTTAACCATTCATTATCATATTCAAAAGCTACAATATTATTTTTCATTAAAGCTAAATGTTCCAACTTTTTTTTCATTATAAAAGACTTGTAAAGACTTAATCTTGTTCATTTATTATCTCCTCAATAGAATTATATTGTTTTTGCTGAAATAAGTTTAAAAATTCATCTTCACACTCTAAAATAATAGCAATTTTTATAAGAGAAAAAAGAGAAATTTCACCAGTGTTTTCAAAACGCTTTATTGAACCAAAACTCACCCCCGATTTTCTTGAAAACTCTTCCTGTGTTAACTTTAATTCTTTTCTTCTTTTTCTAATATTTTTTGCTATTTCTAATTGTATTTCTTTTGGTGTTTTAATATTTAAAAAATTTAGTTTCATATATAATATATTATCTAAAATATATAAAAAAGTCAATATTTAGATAATATATTATCCAAAATAAAAAGAATTAACTCCTGTTTCTTATAGAAATCAATCCTTTTTTTATAAGTCAAATAAAATTTGTTTAATTAGATATCCTCTGGTATCTTCTTATCTCTAAACATCTTATCAGCAATATATACAAAAGGTGTATCACAGATAGCAACAATAAATTTAATTATATATGTTGATAAAAATATATTAAACATTACATCTATTGGGTACACTCCATAGAAAGCAATAGTTGTGAATACTACATTGTCTATAAGTTGACTTAACATTGTACTTCCATTATTTCTAAGCCAGATAAACTTTTTTTCAGGAAAGAATTCTCTAATTTTGTGATATAACCAAACATCATGAAATTGAGATATTAAATATGCAATAAGTGAGGCAATAGCTAATCTTGGTAACAATGAAAATATACCTTTTACACTTTCAAATATAGCTAAGCCTTCTGAGATATCAAGAGGTTTAAAGTGTATAGCACATTGCATTATTAAAGTTGTTGCTATCAAAGAGAAAAAACCAATTTTTACTGCTGTGTTAGCAGCTTTTTTACCATAGTTTTCACTTAAAATATCAGTTATTAAAAATCCTCCTGCATATAGTATATTTCCAAGAGTTGCTTCTAAACCAAAAAGATTTACAAGTATAACAACTTGTACATTTGCCAAAATTGTAGAAATTGGAACCCAAATGTATAGTCCTATCTTTCCAAATTTTCTATAAGCAAAAAGTATACAAGAAAAATTAATTACCAACATTAAAAACCAAAGAAATATATTGTGCCTCATTGTTCAAAAACCCCCAAATCTTTATTATCTATTAAAATTTCAATTCTATCATCATTAAAAAGATGTTTCATATCTTGTACAAACCATTTTACAAGCTCAACATCTCTTTTTACGGCTGTTCCATTATCTACAAAAATATTTATTGTTACAGCTTTAAAATATTTTAAGCCAATTTCAATGTCCTTTTTTATCATTTCTTTTGTTTGTCCCTGAGTTGCTATCAGTAGACAAACTGAATATATTTTTTCTGATAATTCTTCTAATTTCTTTTCATCTAAAAATATATTTTTATTATAGATTTTTTTTCTAAAATCATTATCAAAACTTTCTATTCCTGTTCTAAATCTAACTTCAACTTTTTTCTTTTCATTGAAATAGTCAATAATTTCATTTAAACGAGAAAGATAAGAATAAAAAATCTCAAAATATAAAATTTTTATATCTTTTTTATAAACAACTTCTCTAATTTTTTCCAAAGTTTTTTTAGGAATTTCAAATACAGAACCAGAATTTATAACTTCTAAAATACCAAACTCTCCTGTTATTTCCTTTAAAACTTCTAAATTAACTCTATTGATTTCTTCTTCATTATTTGAGTTATCCTCTATGTAATTACAAAAACTACATTTCCCATAAGCACAAGGAAAAGACTTTAAGAGAACTATTTCCCTTTGAAATTTTCCTTCTACCTTACTATACCTAATTCCCATTTTCCTCCTATATAATATTTTTTATTACTAAAATTTTTTCCTTGTAAAACTAGCTTTAATAAGATTACTGCAACCTCTATTATTGTTGAGAGAGCATTGGAGCTCTCGAAACACTAATGACTGTCAAGTAATCAAAGCATAGTATTGGATTATAAAAAATTTAAGCAATAAAAAAGGGGACTTGCACCCCAAGTCTAGTTTTTTAAAGATGGTTTTGCTAGCACATCTACTTATTAAAATTTCTTTAACAATTCTCTGTATTGTTTTGTTAGCATTCTTACAGTAAATTTTCTAATAAATTGATACCAGAAGAATTGCATTTTTTCCATTCCTCTAACTGAATCTTGTAACATTCTTTTAATAAAATCTTGTTCTTCATAACTCATTTTTATTTCAGTGCTTTCTTTTTTAGAAGCTATATCTGTAATATAAGTTAGAAAGTTGTATACACCTGCATATTGACTATTAGAAGCTGTATCAGAAAATTGCTTTTTAGCTTCATTTATAAATCTAACAAGAAGTTTTTTATCAGTTTTATCAAGCTTTACAGTATATTTTCTTTTCCCTTTTCCTATTTTTTGAATACTATTCATCATCCCCATCATAGATGACATATTATTCATTTCCATAGGACTTAATGTTCCAGGATTAACCCTTGTAGCTTTCATATTTTATCACCCCACTCTTCCAATTATTTTTTCAATTTCTTCTATTGATATTGCACCTTTTCTAAGTATTTTGGGAACATCAGAAGTTAAATCAATTATAGTTGAAGCCTCACCTAATTTACATTTTCCAGAATCTATTAAAATATCAACTTTTGACTTTATAGCCTCAGATAATTCATCATAAGATTTTGGAGTAGCTTCCCCTGAAATATTAGCACTTGTTGTGGCTAAAATTCCTCCTGCTAAATCTATAATTTTTATAGCTAAATCTAAATTAGGTATTCTTACACCAATAGTATCTCCGCCAGAAACCATAATACTAGGTATATGTTCTTTACTTTTTAGTATTACAGTTAATGCACCTGGCCAGAAAACCTTGGATAATTTTTTTAATAGTTCTCTATTTTTATCAGAAACATAGGCAACTTCTTCAACCTTATCAACAGAACTTAAAAGTGCAATAAGAGGAGAAGAAAAACTTCTACTCTTTGCAAGATAGATATTATTAATACTTTGTTCATTAGTAACAATAGCACCTAAACCATAGACAGTATCAGTTGGATAGATAATAAGTGAACCTTTTTTTATTTCTTCAGATAATAAAGTCCACTTATCATCACTAATATCAGAGATTTTATCAATCTTTAAATATTTTTCCATATTAATTAAATAGCTCTGAAACAGATTGATTGTTAGTTATTCTATCTATTGCATTTGCAAAAACAGAATCTACTGATAATATTTTAATTTTGTCTATTTTTTTTCTTTCAGGTAAGGCTATTGAATCTGTAATCACTATTTCTTTTAAAACACTTTTTTCTAATCTTTCTATTGCAGGGTCAGAAAATACTGCATGAGTGCAACAAGCATAAACTTCTTTTGCACCTCTTTGAGCTATTGCATCTGCACCATTTGTTATTGTTCCAGCTGTATCTATCATATCATCTATAAATATAGCAATTTTTCCTTCAACTTCCCCAATTAAATTCATAACTTCTGACATATTTGGTTTAGGTCTTCTTTTATCAATAATTGCTATTTTACAATCCAGTTTTTCAGCTAATTTTCTAGCTCTTTTCACTCCACCAACATCAGGAGAAACAACAACAACTTCATCTCCTTTAAATCCTTTTTCTTTAAAATATCTTGCCATTAAAGGTAATGCTTGCATATGGTCAAGAGGAATATCAAAGAAACCTTGAATTTGGTCAGCATGTAAATCCATAGCAACAACCCTATTTACACCAGCTGTTGTAAGTAAATTTGCAACAAGTTTAGAAGTAATTGGTTCTCTTGGCTTAGATTTTCTATCTTGTCTAGCATAGCCATAATATGGAATAATAACATTTATTGTTTTAGCTGAGGCTCTTTTTAAAGCATCAACAAATATTAGAAGTTCCATAAGATTTTCATTTACTGGCTCAGAAGTAGATTGAACAACAAAGACATCTCTTCCTCTAACAGTTTCTTCAATTTCAATATAGACTTCTCCATCTTTGAATCTTTGAATTTCTGCTTTTCCAAGTTGTAAACCTGCTTTTTCAGCTATTTTTTTAGCTAATTCTAAATTTGAATTTCCAGAGAAAATTTTAACATTATTAAAATTTATCATCTTACTTTTTCCACCCTTCCTTTATTATTTGTTTACTTCTTTCAACACTAAGAGAGTCACTAGGGACATCTTTAGTTATAACCGAACCAGCACCAATAAGGGAATTATCCCCAATATTTACAGGGGCAACAAGCATAGTGTCACTTCCTATAAAAACATCCTTACCAATTTCTGTTTTAAATTTATTTTTACCATCATAGTTACATGTTATAGTACCTGCACCTATGTTAGTTTTTTCACCAATATGAGCATCACCTAAATAAGTTAGATGTCCAGCTTTAACTCCTTTTTCAAGGGTAGATTTCTTAGTTTCAACAAAATTACCAATATGTACATTTTCTTTCAAATGAGATTTTGGTCTTAAATGAGCATAAGGTCCAATAGTTACTCCATTTTCAACTATACTTTCTTCAATGACAGAGCTTTCAATTCTAACATTATCATATATTTTACTATCAATAATTCTAGTTCCTGATAAGATTTCAGAATTTTCTCCAATTTCTGTATTTCCTTGTAAAGTTACATTAGGATAGATAGTTGTATCTCTACCAATTTTCACTTCATCATCAATATATGTAGTGGCAGGGTCTATTAAGATAACTCCATCTTCCATAAGAGCAGTATTTTTTCTTTCTCTCAAAACCTTTGAAACAAGAGCTAATTCAACTTTTGAATTTACACCTTGAATTTCCATACTATCTTCAAGAGAATATGAAATAACTTTTTTATCATTAGATAATATTTCTATAACATCAGTTATATAGTATTCTCCTTTTTCGTTGTTATTATTTATTTTTTCTAGGGCTTTAACCAAGGCTTGAGCTTTAAAAATGTATACTCCTGCATTTATTTC is a genomic window of Fusobacterium nucleatum containing:
- a CDS encoding ATP-binding cassette domain-containing protein, which gives rise to MIQVENLSFSYQNNKVFKNLSFSIKKGEYLCIIGKNGSGKSTLAKLLAGLIFKQEGSIKISGYDTKNQKDLLEIRKLVGIIFQNPENQIINTTVFDEVVFGLENLATPRENIKEIAENSLKSVALLEYKDRLTYQLSGGEKQRLAIASVLAMGTEILIFDEAISMLDPVGKKEVLKLMKELNSQGKTIIHITHNRNDILEASEVMVLSNGEIKYQGNPYKIFEDDEFNPFLIKIKNILEKNNIKIDDKNINMEDLVRLVYENIS
- a CDS encoding ATP-binding cassette domain-containing protein codes for the protein MKISLKNLGYEYPTFENNKNGIYDVSLEIDSHKRIAIVGHTGSGKSTLLKLIKGLLKKQTGEININGKIEDIGYIFQYPEHQIFETTIFKDISYGLKRLKLNEKEVLERVEKILELVGLDKDCLHHSTLNLSGGEKRRVALAGVLIMQPQLLLLDEATVGLDLNGKEQLFKILLDWQKEENKSFLFITHDMNDVSEYAEEVIVMDKGKLLYHTNPSELFEKYSDELESLGLELPECISFFNKLNQKLKNPIKISGDIKEESILKVIEEKIK
- a CDS encoding glutathione peroxidase translates to MKIYDFKVKNRKGEDISLENYKGKVLLIVNTATRCGFTPQYDELEALYSKYNKDGFEVLDFPCNQFGNQAPESNEEIHTFCQLNYKVKFDQFAKVEVNGENAIPLFKYLKEEKGFAGFDSKHKLTSVLTEMLSKNDPDFAKKSDIKWNFTKFLVDKSGNVVARFEPTTSAEVIEQEIKKLLEV
- a CDS encoding DUF4401 domain-containing protein, producing MFEKIKRFFLLFSVIFLIAGVTSFTAYNWENMSNIEKLAVPSVLIIVGLVAYLFLKKEIYKNLAIFFSSFMIGTLFAVYGQVYQTGADVWILFRNWAIFLIIPMVVTGYYSLMILFSIVTAISTGFYLDLYLSGDIVPFLSSLIFGIILIVYPFLQKSFKFKFNNIFYNTMIGIFYICFMVSGSIAINANDYGFIAIILYLAFVGVVYLVAYGQLKKITVKVLSITALGVFGVAFIMKMIKNIFFADITVYILLSLLVIIGTIAGVVKSVSKLENENIKKFTNLVVGFLKILAFFLLIALVFSLLSSMGLEEGALIVVSIILIIFSYFAARMLKFEKDKLEIVAFIAGLICLGGYLRFYLEMKSLTVLLIVTIIYDVFWFTMPTRALDLLLLPLHYFLLGDFLIEKLEYVDYYYIIIFVALIIEGYFIYNKKLLSNEKIKRILCGNEFTLLVMSTVFYYTMGAATFLIAEVIDLPSYARYYNVVLVVFTAIIGLFIIFKEIKNPTLKIVLSLMLIALNYFAYSETLSLAITLLLMLVYAFRESKWGLAVSTLATVYVIFAYYISFYKTLLDKSIALSISGGLLLVAYLVLKYGFKGVEDNE
- a CDS encoding ATP-binding cassette domain-containing protein, producing the protein MIEFKNISKSYGNQEIIKDFNLTIECGTFLTIIGSSGSGKTTILKMINGLIKADKGEVLINDKNIQDEDLIELRRKIGYVIQGNILFPHLTVFDNIAYVLNLKKYDKKEIEKIVNEKMDMLNLSRDLKDRLPDELSGGQQQRVGIARALAASPDIILMDEPFGAVDAITRYQLQKDLKELHKKTEATIVFITHDITEALKLGTKVLVLDKGEIQQYDIPKNICSNPKNEFVKQLLKMAEM
- a CDS encoding helix-turn-helix domain-containing protein → MKLNFLNIKTPKEIQLEIAKNIRKRRKELKLTQEEFSRKSGVSFGSIKRFENTGEISLFSLIKIAIILECEDEFLNLFQQKQYNSIEEIINEQD
- a CDS encoding energy-coupling factor transporter transmembrane component T family protein, giving the protein MNIILGEYIKKESILHQLDPRTKIIGSFSLILSFLFINTFIGYIITGILAFTLILLSKIPLKEFLKSLKYLLYILIFSSIFHILSHQDGKLLLQLGKFSIYDSGLFSALKIIFRIVFLLIFSSLLTLTTKPLDIALGLETLLSPLKKIGLPIQDFSLMISITLRFIPTILQEANTIKMAQQARGESFEGKNPFKKLYQYSLILLPLLVSVIQKVENITLAMEARAFHCGLERTNFYQLKFQKRDYIAGFFILLIIFLFLVLSLLHL
- a CDS encoding biotin transporter BioY translates to MKIKNMLYAAMFAAIVAVLGLMPPIPLPFIPVPITLQTMGVMLAGSFLGKRLGFVSMLLIVVIVLLGVPILSGGRGGMAVLAGPTGGFFIVWPFAAFLIGFLVEKSWKNINIAKYIVANIIGGIVLVYLVGAIYLSYITKMPIDKAFLATMAFIPGDILKAIVVSVLCYKLKEISPINEVIR
- a CDS encoding GDYXXLXY domain-containing protein; this encodes MSNSVKKILLIINIIILFVITGFSAMKEENYKKLDSYFYLELAPVDPRSILQGDYMTLNYDITDKVSDFIYNNRTYIYDGENENEVEEIRELRKLADAKKAYIAVRLDENKVAKFVKVTKEKTDEKDLLFIAYKTDGFDVNINANSYLFQEGTGNKYQDARYSKVVLVGDKLRLVDLRDKDFKEIK